A portion of the Candidatus Peregrinibacteria bacterium genome contains these proteins:
- a CDS encoding ion transporter, translating to MNEPANIRRHHVQEFLWNSLEGGHGPTGKFLNALILVLILVSVILLPIELIRDFQKYSLVTETIEMIVTTVFTLEYITRIYAAPRKLRYIFSFWGLIDLLSIVPYYLSLSRVGTEVFRILRVARIVRILKIAHMKSSDETEESVKKWSRRHVDLLPGEEIEKVVMQHPIFFLANMTLPLSLGILTLLVLLFGKFHEIAITISAVLFLVTVLSFWKVWLDYHYDVLYITNMRIIFQNKYLFGQGTQNVEYPYITNIRPAHTGIISFLLGYGSIIINTASDFTEISQKHARDHQKVAQYIEKKCQECKYIPITPETTGRYFKQNIATSGVMRSPPLPPSPMAQNSPPPPPTSPSLG from the coding sequence ATGAATGAACCAGCGAATATTCGCCGTCATCACGTCCAGGAATTTCTTTGGAATTCACTGGAAGGAGGGCATGGGCCTACGGGGAAATTCCTCAATGCTCTTATTTTGGTGCTCATTTTGGTCTCCGTCATTCTTTTGCCCATTGAACTCATTCGAGATTTTCAAAAATACTCCCTTGTTACCGAAACAATCGAAATGATTGTCACCACAGTATTTACTCTCGAATACATCACGAGAATATATGCTGCGCCACGGAAACTTCGATATATCTTTTCGTTTTGGGGGCTTATTGATCTCCTTTCTATTGTCCCATACTATCTCTCGCTTTCTCGAGTGGGTACAGAAGTGTTCCGAATACTTCGAGTTGCTCGAATTGTTCGAATTCTCAAAATAGCCCACATGAAATCTTCTGATGAAACAGAGGAGAGTGTCAAGAAATGGTCACGGCGTCATGTGGATCTTTTGCCGGGCGAAGAGATCGAAAAGGTGGTGATGCAGCATCCTATATTTTTTCTCGCCAATATGACGCTTCCTCTTTCTCTCGGAATTCTCACGCTTCTTGTTCTTCTTTTTGGAAAATTCCACGAAATTGCGATTACGATTTCTGCTGTGCTTTTTCTCGTGACGGTTCTTTCGTTTTGGAAAGTGTGGCTTGATTATCATTATGACGTTCTCTACATCACGAATATGCGGATTATTTTCCAGAATAAATATCTTTTTGGACAGGGAACGCAGAACGTAGAATACCCGTACATTACGAATATTCGTCCGGCGCATACGGGAATTATCTCATTTCTCCTTGGATATGGATCTATAATTATTAACACTGCTTCTGATTTCACAGAGATTTCTCAAAAGCATGCTCGTGATCATCAAAAAGTAGCTCAATATATTGAGAAAAAATGTCAGGAATGTAAGTATATCCCTATTACGCCGGAGACGACAGGGCGATACTTTAAACAAAATATTGCGACGTCTGGAGTTATGAGGTCGCCGCCTCTACCGCCATCTCCCATGGCACAAAATTCTCCTCCACCACCTCCTACAAGCCCAAGTTTGGGCTAA
- the ung gene encoding uracil-DNA glycosylase yields MSGVAVSPRIEESWGKVLTTDFQSAQFLALKQFLLDEIEKKIQIYPPPEQIFSAFEHTPFDKVKVVILGQDPYHGARQANGLCFSVSPGISQPPSLQNIFKELHDDLGIPIPKTGDLTSWANQGVLLLNAILTVRAGEAASHQGKGWEDFTDAAIRKLSTEKEGIVFLLWGKYAQEKGKVIDRSKHFVLEAAHPSPFSVHSGFFGCKHFSVTNAILEKIGKTPIDWRIE; encoded by the coding sequence ATGTCAGGAGTTGCTGTTTCACCACGCATTGAAGAAAGTTGGGGAAAAGTTCTGACGACTGATTTTCAGAGCGCTCAATTCCTCGCCCTGAAGCAGTTCCTTCTCGATGAAATCGAAAAAAAAATACAGATCTATCCCCCACCAGAGCAAATCTTTTCCGCATTTGAGCATACTCCTTTTGACAAAGTAAAAGTCGTTATTCTTGGACAAGATCCGTATCATGGTGCAAGACAGGCAAATGGACTTTGTTTTTCGGTATCGCCCGGAATTTCTCAGCCACCATCGCTTCAAAATATTTTTAAAGAACTTCATGATGATCTTGGAATTCCGATTCCCAAAACTGGAGACCTCACTTCGTGGGCAAATCAAGGCGTTCTTCTTCTCAATGCGATTCTCACCGTTCGTGCAGGAGAGGCTGCTTCACATCAAGGAAAAGGATGGGAGGATTTTACGGATGCGGCGATTCGAAAGCTCTCCACAGAAAAAGAAGGAATTGTGTTTCTCCTCTGGGGAAAATACGCGCAGGAAAAAGGAAAAGTTATTGATCGTTCCAAACATTTTGTTCTCGAAGCAGCACATCCATCTCCTTTTTCAGTACACAGTGGATTTTTTGGATGTAAACATTTTTCCGTGACAAATGCAATTTTGGAAAAAATCGGGAAAACACCAATTGATTGGAGGATTGAATAA
- a CDS encoding MFS transporter, whose product MHTGIFSFSEVIFLFSLPIFFLKQGFSISFVFSFFGVTSLGGYFFTRYILEALTKIGIKIFLSAGIFFYIIFGILLQLVAIGNMWWIPTVVVLLLQYLFYWPAYNLYFVEIIHAKTVGLQTGILNAVSTVTLMIAPVFAGALSLFLPFQIIFLIGCFIVATSVLPLFFIRTKLKMKFDMKKYEEMKSSHEIFRETRFAYFGDGFITMISYTLWPILFYLVLSRESFFELGILSTISMAISAAMMVLFGHYFDKAHRKILLRSSLLGQLVATFGRYFLVFFHPTIFIYFVQSLYSFSASVLRSTFFAYFYSYGKKTNTTYFTLHREINFSLGRFIACELFAAVSYFFPQPLQLWPLFLLGLPMLLLYAKKLKVDHHLEA is encoded by the coding sequence GTGCATACGGGAATTTTTTCTTTTTCAGAAGTCATCTTTCTTTTTTCCCTCCCCATCTTCTTTTTAAAGCAGGGCTTTTCTATCTCATTTGTTTTTTCGTTTTTTGGAGTTACAAGTTTAGGAGGATATTTTTTCACCAGATATATTCTCGAAGCGCTCACAAAAATTGGTATTAAAATCTTTTTGAGTGCAGGGATTTTTTTCTACATCATATTTGGAATTCTTCTTCAATTAGTAGCCATTGGAAATATGTGGTGGATACCGACAGTGGTCGTTCTTCTCCTGCAATATCTCTTTTATTGGCCCGCGTATAATCTCTACTTTGTGGAAATTATTCATGCAAAAACTGTGGGGCTTCAGACAGGAATTCTCAATGCCGTTTCCACCGTTACTCTTATGATCGCGCCGGTTTTTGCCGGAGCTCTTTCTCTTTTTCTTCCTTTCCAAATCATCTTTCTCATTGGATGTTTCATTGTTGCGACATCTGTTCTCCCCCTCTTTTTCATTCGCACAAAATTGAAAATGAAATTTGACATGAAAAAATATGAAGAGATGAAGAGTTCTCACGAAATTTTTCGTGAAACACGATTTGCGTATTTTGGAGATGGTTTTATCACTATGATTTCATATACACTCTGGCCCATACTTTTTTATCTCGTTCTTTCGCGGGAGAGCTTCTTCGAGCTCGGAATCCTGAGCACTATAAGCATGGCAATTTCAGCCGCAATGATGGTTCTTTTTGGACACTATTTTGACAAAGCGCACCGAAAAATCTTGTTACGAAGCTCTCTCTTGGGACAACTTGTCGCTACTTTTGGGCGATATTTTCTTGTTTTCTTTCATCCCACAATTTTTATTTATTTTGTTCAGTCACTCTATAGCTTTTCTGCTTCAGTACTCAGATCAACATTTTTCGCGTATTTTTATTCGTATGGGAAAAAAACGAATACGACATATTTCACACTCCATCGAGAAATTAATTTTTCATTGGGACGATTTATAGCATGTGAACTTTTTGCCGCCGTGAGCTATTTCTTCCCTCAGCCGCTTCAGCTCTGGCCATTATTTCTTCTTGGTCTTCCGATGCTCCTTCTCTATGCGAAAAAACTTAAGGTAGATCATCACCTTGAGGCATAA